A single region of the Plasmodium vivax scf_7148 genomic scaffold, whole genome shotgun sequence genome encodes:
- a CDS encoding hypothetical protein (encoded by transcript PVX_107230A), whose translation MSSWAGTSRISSDLIKRYIQPKCISDYSRYRNEFVRQIEALSKSNQREFCKRCDIIKKNIKEKDRELNHCYVKNLVTVKLIQNDNIKDFIEECPEIPECNKKYIPSANKGSVLKSGTKEACGRSGCKNERAETVNGKSQLGVDARTPKLESSQREGIVKQSSSHAQGEVTKQTKESPQGQGDIKPPDNLDMTQVKESKQIDNDHSSTNVEEKQLSQPVSASDTLSSSELGIQASDLPSQTSSSGESNSDNTTQVEHLSKGDIQDLHAGNHTSDNNNPVRQAAASKIFEDQKAGDRGDVTYIPGRATGDLVSTVPHTAPSTLGDKAPVDVDKDRESPASEDIVTEESGSSVIVDGVSVDKSGHAPSHVKSTSCVCTDGKSNCDEARGEVAPCKKYLGVVPDAGKSTFSSENFGELYY comes from the coding sequence TCCAGGATTAGTAGTGATCTTATCAAAAGATACATACAGCCTAAATGCATAAGTGATTATTCAAGATATCGAAATGAGTTTGTAAGGCAAATAGAAGCATTAAGTAAAAGTAATCAAAGAGAATTCTGTAAAAGGTgtgatataataaaaaaaaatataaaagaaaaagatagaGAATTAAATCATTGTTACGTTAAAAATTTAGTAACTGTTAAATTAATTCAAAATGACAATATAAAGGATTTTATAGAGGAATGTCCCGAAATTCCTgaatgcaataaaaaatatattccttCTGCCAACAAAGGATCTGTATTAAAAAGCGGAACAAAAGAAGCTTGCGGAAGAAGTggttgtaaaaatgaaagagcTGAAACAGTGAATGGTAAATCCCAGTTGGGAGTGGACGCAAGAACACCTAAATTGGAAAGTTCGCAAAGAGAAGGTATTGTAAAACAAAGTTCAAGCCATGCTCAGGGAGAAGtaacaaaacaaacaaaagaaaGTCCTCAGGGTCAAGGTGATATTAAACCTCCCGATAATTTGGACATGACCCAAGTAAAGGAATCTAAACAAATAGATAATGACCATTCTAGCACAAATGTAGAAGAAAAACAGTTATCCCAACCTGTATCGGCATCCGATACTCTCTCAAGCAGTGAATTAGGTATTCAAGCAAGTGATCTTCCCTCACAAACTTCATCCTCTGGGGAATCCAATTCAGATAATACTACTCAAGTAGAGCATTTAAGTAAAGGCGATATTCAAGATCTCCATGCTGGTAATCACACTTCAGATAATAATAACCCTGTTCGGCAAGCAGCTGCGAGTAAAATCTTTGAAGATCAAAAAGCAGGTGATAGAGGTGATGTCACTTACATACCTGGTAGGGCAACTGGTGATCTAGTTTCTACTGTTCCTCATACTGCTCCTAGCACTCTTGGTGATAAAGCTCCTGTTGATGTAGATAAAGATAGAGAATCCCCTGCTAGTGAAGATATTGTTACCGAAGAATCGGGTAGCAGTGTCATTGTGGATGGAGTTTCTGTAGATAAATCTGGTCATGCACCTTCTCATGTTAAATCTACTAGTTGTGTATGTACTGATGGAAAATCTAATTGCGATGAAGCACGCGGTGAAGTTGCTCcttgtaaaaaatatctaGGTGTTGTGCCTGATGCTGGTAAGTCTACATTTTCTTCAGAAAACTTTGGTGAATTGTATTATTAA